One region of Archocentrus centrarchus isolate MPI-CPG fArcCen1 chromosome 6, fArcCen1, whole genome shotgun sequence genomic DNA includes:
- the dnajb9a gene encoding dnaJ homolog subfamily B member 9a, which translates to MAASQSVLTFAVCILMITELILAKKDYYDILGVPKGATERQIKKAFHKLAMKYHPDKNKSPDAEVRFREIAEAYETLSDETRRREYDQFGDTTAYFSGETQGRHRQGGHQPFSFSFDDIFKNFDIYSQNRHARHLRHFDEHSRSHSRHKRHFQGGFGAGMINDMFDDIERMFTFDRHTKQTENRFHGTSKQHCRTVTQRRGNMVTTYTDCTGS; encoded by the exons ATGGCAGCCTCGCAGTCTGTGCTAACGTTTGCAGTGTGCATCCTCATGATAACAGAGCTGATACTTGCCAAGAAGGACTACTATGACATACTGGGAGTACCTAAAGGGGCCACCGAGCGCCAGATAAAAAAAGCTTTCCACAAGCTTGCAATGAAATATCACCCAGATAAGAACAAGAGCCCCGACGCTGAAGTGAGATTCAGGGAAATTGCTGAAG CTTATGAAACATTATCAGATGAGACAAGAAGAAGAGAGTATGATCAGTTTGGTGACACTACTGCGTACTTCAGTGGAGAGACCCAAGGCAGACACAGACAGGGTGGCCACCAGCCTTTCAGCTTCAGTTTTGATGACATATTTAAGAACTTTGACATCTACAGCCAGAACAGGCACGCCCGTCACCTAAGACACTTTGATGAACACTCCAGGTCTCACAGCCGACATAAAAGACACTTCCAGGGTGGTTTTGGAGCAGGGATGATCAATGATATGTTTGATGATATTGAAAGAATGTTTACTTTTGATAGACACACCAAACAGACTGAAAACCGGTTTCATGGTACGTCAAAACAGCACTGTAGAACAGTAACACAGCGCAGAGGAAATATGGTAACCACATACACAGACTGCACTGGATCTTAG
- the dnm1l gene encoding LOW QUALITY PROTEIN: dynamin-1-like protein (The sequence of the model RefSeq protein was modified relative to this genomic sequence to represent the inferred CDS: inserted 4 bases in 4 codons): MEALIPVINKLQDVFNTVGADIIQLPQIVVVGTQSSGKSSVLESLVGRDILPRGTGIVTRRPLILQLXHIDQEDRRKTTEENESKRNGRLYKGIDGEEWGKFLHTKNKIYTDFEEIRQEIEAETXRISGNNKGISDEPIHLKIFSPHVVNLTLVDLPGITKVPVGDQPKDIEIQIRELILKYISNPNSIILAVTAANTDMATSEALKVAREVDPDGRRTLAVITKLDLMDAGTDAMDVLMGRVIPVKLGIIGVVNRSQLDINQKKSVADSIRDEYAFLXKKYPSLANRNGTKYLARTLNRLLMHHIRDCLPELKTRINVLAAQYQSLLNSYGEPVDDKSATLLQIITKFAAEYCNTIEGTAKYIETAELCGGARICYIFHETFGRTLESVDPLGGLTTIDVLTAIRNATVGPKTGFIVPEVSFEXLWKRQIKRLEEPSLRCVELVHEEMQRIIQHCSNYSTQELLRFPKLHDAIVEVVTSLLRKRLPVTNEMVHNLVAIELAYINTKHPDFADACGLMNNNIEEQRRNRLRDLPSAVPRDKSLRGPGGHSLSPTETSALEGEAAKAAASGSQSLSSGDQLDGGTGNWRGMLRKGEEGPGGDRAMSQPPVAASPQKGHAVNLLDVPVPVSRKLSAREQRDCEVIERLIKSYFLIVRKNIQDSVPKAVMHFLVNHVKDCLQSELVGQLYKTTLLNDLLTESEDMAQRRNEAADMLKALQKASQVIAEIRETHLW; the protein is encoded by the exons ATGGAGGCCCTTATACCTGTCATAAACAAACTACAAGACGTATTTAACACTGTCGGCGCAGACATAATCCAGCTGCCGCAGATAGTTGTTGTGGGAACGCAG AGCAGTGGGAAGAGTTCTGTTTTAGAGAGCCTGGTTGGCAGGGACATCCTGCCACGAGGCACTGGCATCGTCACACGCCGGCCTCTCATCCTCCAGC GGCACATCGACCAAGAAGACCGCAGGAAAACCACTGAAGAGAATG AATCCAAGAGAAACGGACGCCTTTATAAAG GCATCGATGGAGAGGAATGGGGCAAATTCCTACACACCAAAAACAAG ATCTACACAGACTTTGAGGAAATCAGACAAGAAATCGAAGCAGAAA GAAGAATTTCTGGCAATAACAAg gGGATTAGTGATGAACCCATTCACCTAAAAATCTTCTCTCCACATGTTGTGAACCTCACATTAGTGGATCTTCCTGGCATTACCAAG GTGCCAGTGGGAGACCAGCCCAAAGACATAGAGATCCAGATCAGAGAGCTGATTTTAAAGTACATCTCCAACCCCAATTCCATCATCTTGGCTGTGACTGCTGCCAACACCGATATGGCGACGTCTGAGGCTCTCAAAGTGGCCCGTGAGGTTGACCCTGATG gtAGGAGGACGCTAGCAGTGATAACCAAGCTGGATCTGATGGATGCTGGTACGGACGCCATGGACGTGCTGATGGGCAGAGTCATTCCTGTTAAACTGGGCATTATTGGAGTGGTGAACAG gagccAGTTAGATATCAATCAGAAAAAGTCAGTCGCAGATTCTATTCGAGATGAGTATGCCTTCT CAAAGAAGTACCCTTCCCTCGCAAATAGAAATGGAACCAAATATCTGGCTAGAACATTGAACAG GTTACTGATGCACCACATCAGAGACTGTCTTCCTGAGCTGAAGACAAGGATCAATGTGCTGGCAGCGCAGTATCAGTCTTTACTCAACAGTTACGGCGAACCCGTCGATGATAAGAGTGCCACGTTGCTGCAGATTATCACCAAGTTTGCTGCAGAGTACTGCAACACAATAGAGGGCACGGCCAAGTACATTGAGACAGCTGAACT GTGTGGTGGAGCAAGAATTTGTTATATATTCCATGAAACGTTTGGTCGTACATTGGAATCAGTCGATCCCCTGGGTGGTCTGACAACCATCGACGTGCTCACTGCAATCAGAAATGCGACGGTTG GGCCCAAGACCGGCTTTATTGTGCCCGAGGTTTCGTTTG TGCTGTGGAAACGACAGATCAAGCGTCTGGAAGAACCCAGTCTGCGCTGTGTGGAGCTGGTTCACGAGGAGATGCAGAGGATCATCCAGCACTGCAGCAACTATAGCACACAG GAGTTGTTGAGGTTCCCAAAGCTTCATGATGCCATCGTAGAAGTGGTCACCTCCCTTCTCAGAAAAAGACTACCAGTCACAAATGAAATG gtacataACTTGGTTGCCATTGAACTGGCCTATATCAACACCAAACACCCCGACTTTGCTGACGCCTGTGGCCTTATGAACAACAACATAGAA gaGCAGAGACGGAATAGACTGAGAGATCTACCCTCTGCTGTTCCCAGAGACAAG TCCCTTAGAGGTCCTGGGGGACACTCTCTCTCCCCTACTGAAACTTCTGCCCTCGAGGGCGAGGCTGCTAAG GCAGCAGCCAGTGGCTCTCAGAGCTTGTCTAGCGGTGACCAGTTAGACGGTGGGACAGGCAACTGGAGGGGCATGTTGAGGAAGGGCGAGGAGGGTCCAGGTGGTGACAGGGCCATGTCCCAGCCCCCTGTCGCTGCAAGCCCCCAGAAGGGCCATGCTGTTAACCTGTTGGATGTG CCTGTTCCAGTATCAAGGAAGCTGTCTGCTCGGGAGCAGAGGGACTGTGAGGTCATCGAGAGACTCATCAAGTCGTATTTCCTGATTGTTCGGAAAAACATCCAAGACAG TGTGCCGAAGGCAGTGATGCACTTCCTGGTGAACCATGTGAAGGACTGCCTGCAGAGTGAGCTGGTGGGTCAGTTATACAAGACAACACTGCTGAACGACCTGCTGACAGAGTCCGAGGACATGGCTCAGAGACGCAACGAGGCTGCTGACATGCTCAAG GCACTGCAGAAAGCCAGCCAGGTGATAGCAGAGATCAGAGAAACCCACCTGTGGTGA